In Xyrauchen texanus isolate HMW12.3.18 chromosome 14, RBS_HiC_50CHRs, whole genome shotgun sequence, the following are encoded in one genomic region:
- the LOC127654546 gene encoding toll-like receptor 13, with protein sequence MVLFFSIFILIVKTVFALLQDKCIFYKDVEEFPAETCVEKTNTAICYQVTNIKKDLRGLPSDLQNLCIQMERATVSSYTALDPGSFSNFVSLEYLDITGCFSEISPEAFTGLVNVTSLNLSFWPDGCCKVAIDFSGFPSLTSLFLSHYSLSLMANNVFDTIPQLKDLEIAKCLKDLSEVLCRLANVKSLKKFLLYLELYSLNFPNCSLFNPSHEYISTVYNIEMVILILESVQHIDQGALEVLGNLFSLEFGLKEDLLQELSLIGVNKIHNLSFKVDVLNIDELCSAAKLYSIESISVHYRTINCPPTTTTISEGIQCQYLSICEEIKEIFLVYESEFAGTLILLDVHLIFQIFSNLSLIDISSHALRPTDFQSLCLSFPQSVKQLSFMYLNSNHMGKVISHQFMCFTNLETLELVASNISIIQKFSFIGLIKLTHLNLSKNKISYIYQNTFSGLYGLTALDLQENPIIQIETNSFGHFINLCTLLLGDLNFPPHKSLIKLNLSDIFGRIPYNLSHMIISSGLRPMQLVIGSNTTLNKSLDFTIKGQYVTIEDCSRPFFTSIVTLQ encoded by the coding sequence ATGGTTCTTTTCTTCTCAATCTTCATACTGATTGTAAAGACTGTATTTGCTTTGCTTcaagataaatgtattttctaCAAGGATGTGGAAGAATTTCCTGCAGAAACATGtgttgaaaaaacaaacactGCCATTTGCTACCAAGTCACCAACATTAAGAAAGATCTCCGTGGGCTTCCATCTGATTTACAGAACCTTTGCATCCAAATGGAGAGAGCCACAGTCTCTAGTTATACTGCTTTGGATCCTGGTTCCTTTTCCAACTTTGTTTCTTTGGAATACCTTGAcattactggatgtttttcagaGATCTCTCCGGAAGCCTTTACTGGTTTGGTAAATGTAACTTCTCTAAATTTGTCTTTCTGGCCAGATGGCTGTTGTAAGGTAGCTATTGATTTCAGTGGCTTTCCTTCACTGACAAGTTTATTTCTTTCCCATTACAGTTTGTCATTAATGGCAAATAATGTATTTGATACAATTCCTCAGTTAAAAGACCTAGAAATCGCAAAGTGTTTGAAAGATCTGTCTGAGGTTCTGTGTCGACTGGCAAATGTGAAATCACTGAAAAAGTTTTTACTTTATCTGGAGCTTTATAGTCTTAATTTCCCAAACTGTTCTTTGTTCAACCCCTCTCACGAATACATATCCACTGTATACAATATCGAAATGGTAATTTTGATTCTAGAATCAGTACAGCATATAGATCAGGGAGCTTTGGAAGTGCTGGGAAATTTGTTTTCCTTGGAATTTGGTTTAAAAGAAGATTTACTCCAAGAACTTTCCTTGATTGGCGTAAATAAAATCCATAATTTGAGTTTCAAGGTGGATGTACTTAATATTGATGAGTTGTGTAGTGCAGCAAAGTTGTATTCTATTGAATCTATATCTGTTCATTACCGGACTATTAACTGTCCACCTACAACTACCACTATCTCTGAAGGCATTCAGTGTCAGTATCTCTCTATCTGTGAAgagattaaagaaatatttctcGTATATGAGTCAGAATTTGCTGGGACTCTAATCCTTTTAGATGTACATTTGATCTTCCAGATTTTCAGCAACCTTTCGTTAATTGATATATCTAGTCATGCGCTCAGACCAACTGATTTCCAATCTCTTTGCTTGTCCTTTCCACAGTCAGTCAAACAGCTGTCCTTTATGTATCTAAACTCAAATCACATGGGAAAGGTAATCTCTCACCAATTTATGTGTTTCACAAATCTTGAAACTCTGGAGTTAGTTGCAAGTAATATTTCCATCATACAAAAATTTTCTTTTATTGGATTAATCAAATTAACACATTTGAAcctcagtaaaaacaaaatatcttacATTTATCAAAACACATTCAGTGGTCTCTATGGACTGACGGCCCTAGATCTTCAAGAAAATCCAATAATTCAAATTGAAACAAattcttttggacattttattaacTTATGTACACTTCTGTTGGGAGATCTCAACTTCCCACCTCACAAGTCACTGATCAAGCTGAATTTATCTGATATATTTGGAAGAATCCCGTATAATCTGAGTCACATGATCATTAGTTCAGGTCTGAGACCGATGCAGCTCGTGATTGGCAGCAATACTACACTGAATAAGAGCTTAGACTTCACCATCAAAGGTCAATATGTGACCATTGAGGACTGCAGCAGACCGTTCTTTACATCTATAGTCACACTTCAATGA